From Carya illinoinensis cultivar Pawnee chromosome 5, C.illinoinensisPawnee_v1, whole genome shotgun sequence, one genomic window encodes:
- the LOC122310103 gene encoding uncharacterized protein LOC122310103, which yields MYVTRPLSMYIKSPEALLLPPPEGPSSGILVILDEEAEPTRCFSLCKTGYIKDLPLPQNKSLEHRYTTGIGFESSRWISSILFGSKRWKVCAEASPEFEFGEAQRLDTTLHARLLEFNFSLTNTTSNPVVLGKWYCPFIFIKEGTPKSLKDKMSNLIYYEITLQQKWEQIFASENNDSQTQGNSVAVDALVKIEVVRVAGWEAVIDERNVANGVLWFRSCSNLGEEASVALGLAVIERMKWKQERVGWIGETYGKQMRIERLEGFGGTGGWKRFGCYVLVESFVLKRLDGTLLLTYDFKHTQIRSKWE from the exons ATGTACGTGACAAGGCCTCTTTCGATGTACATAAAGTCTCCAGAGGCCCTCTTGCTGCCTCCACCAGAGGGTCCCAGCTCTGGGATTTTGGTCATTCTTGATGAAGAAGCCGAGCCTACACGTTGTTTCAGCCTGTGCAAAACTGGTTACATCAAGGACCTTCCTTTGCCTCAGAACAAGAGTCTAGAGCATCGATACACAACTGGCATCGGATTCGAGAG CTCCAGATGGATTTCCTCCATTCTTTTTGGGAGTAAAAGGTGGAAAGTTTGTGCTGAGGCCTCCCCTGAATTTGAGTTTGGAGAAGCACAACGCCTGGACACTACCCTCCATGCCCGCTTACTAGAATTCAACTTTTCATTGACGAATACGACCTCCAATCCCGTGGTTCTGGGAAAGTGGTATTGtccctttatatttattaaggaAGGAACACCGAAATCATTGAAGGACAAAATGAGTAATTTGATATATTATGAGATAACGCTCCAGCAGAAATGGGAACAGATATTTGCTAGTGAGAATAACGATAGTCAAACTCAAGGCAACTCTGTGGCTGTGGATGCTCTTGTTAAGATAGAAGTGGTTAGAGTTGCCGGGTGGGAAGCTGTGATTGATGAGAGAAATGTGGCTAATGGGGTTTTGTGGTTCAGGAGTTGTAGCAATTTGGGAGAAGAAGCCAGTGTGGCGTTGGGTCTAGCAGTGATTGAAAGAATGAAGTGGAAGCAGGAAAGGGTAGGGTGGATTGGGGAAACATATGGAAAGCAAATGAGAATAGAGAGATTAGAGGGGTTTGGGGGAACAGGTGGGTGGAAGAGATTTGGTTGTTATGTTTTGGTGGAGAGTTTTGTGTTGAAACGACTGGATGGAACCTTGTTACTAACCTATGATTTCAAGCACACTCAGATCAGGAGCAAATGGGAATGA
- the LOC122310104 gene encoding protein FAR1-RELATED SEQUENCE 5-like: MEKGEECTSARRSLFGVENSNYMDMPTPGDDQVVIDNHGVVLGNDDDDVVVLQPMPGNDREDILAEPTSGNDDDGVSEPTPGNDDDGVSFPTLGNDDGDGGVSEPTPGMFFKTEKELIYYYKQYGRQAGFGIMTQRSKREDDGSVRYVTLGCARGGKARKRITNISKPCPTTKTDCKARINAVLADGVLRITTVCNTHNHGLSPQKARFFRCNRAIDDSVKRQLDINDKAGIGMSKSFNSLVVEAGGFEKLPFIEKDARNYIDKARHLRLGKGGADAFRGYFERMQYKNDGFYSSMDLDDDGRLKNVFWADARSRATYEYFGDVVTFDTTYLTNRYGMPFAPFVGVNHHGQSILLGAGLISSENTKTFVWLFDTWLKCMDGRAPKAIITDQDRAMKNAIAIVFRNSRHRYCLWHIMRKLPEKLGSHAEFKSGLKSGLQRCVYDSQTSDEFEKSWEVFTDTYNLKENAWLQSLYSERMYWVPVYLKNTFWAGMSTTQRSESMNAFFDGYVHSGTTLKEFVDQFDNALRKKVENEMAADFHSFNATVPCISHLPLEKKFQAVYTNSKFKEVQSEVMGIIYSHCVIIKTEGAITTYQVNDSRQVEDGIKKSTVQAYFNEEECEAKCMCGLFEMRGIICRHMLSIFAARDVQVLPEKYIMERWRKDIKRRYVLIRSSYDDLSGKPAATRYSGLIKICYEVATNACESEENSLDMTEKLKAMNLIYTKSKPQATIASTHISANAETGSSKKVLSPRVVRGKGRPPSKRKQPTIEKLQTKNKVGGKRQRKSATSQLKDVLNVADSVNQIGTPQSVPSQLPGTQQSVIFQVNFDMHGPQVD; the protein is encoded by the exons ATGGAGAAAGGGGAAGAATGCACTTCTGCTAGGCGATCGCTGTTTGGAGTGGAAAACAGTAATTATATGGATATGCCAACGCCGGGGGATGATCAGGTAGTGATTGATAATCATGGTGTAGTGTTGgggaatgatgatgatgatgtggtgGTTTTACAGCCAATGCCGGGAAATGATAGAGAAGATATTTTAGCAGAGCCAACCTcaggaaatgatgatgatggggtTTCAGAACCAACGCcgggaaatgatgatgatggggtTTCATTTCCAACGCTGGGAAATGATGATGGTGATGGTGGGGTTTCAGAGCCAACGCCGGGGATGTTTTTTAAAACTGAGAAAGAACTCATTTACTACTACAAGCAATATGGGAGACAGGCTGGATTCGGCATAATGACACAAAGAAGTAAAAGGGAAGATGATGGGAGTGTTAGATATGTAACACTTGGTTGTGCTCGTGGTGGTAAGGCAAGAAAACGTATTACCAACATTTCTAAACCCTGCCCAACAACGAAGACTGATTGTAAGGCAAGAATTAATGCAGTTTTGGCTGATGGTGTCTTACGTATAACTACTGTCTGCAATACACATAACCATGGGTTAAGTCCACAAAAGGCAAGATTTTTTAGATGTAATCGCGCAATTGATGATTCCGTAAAGAGGCAGTTAGATATTAACGATAAGGCAGGCATAGGTATGTCCAAAAGTTTTAACTCATTAGTTGTCGAGGCCGGTGGTTTTGAGAAACttccatttattgaaaaagatgCCCGGAATTATATTGACAAAGCTCGACACCTTAGACTTGGCAAAGGAGGTGCTGATGCATTTCGTGGTTATTTCGAGAGAATGCAGTATAAAAATGATGGGTTTTACTCATCAATGGATTTGGATGATGATGGTCGATTAAAAAATGTCTTCTGGGCCGATGCACGCAGCAGAGCAACGtatgagtattttggggatgttgtgACATTTGATACAACATACCTGACAAACCGATATGGTATGCCATTTGCCCCGTTTGTTGGTGTTAACCACCATGGTCAGTCTATACTTTTGGGAGCGGGTTTGATATCAAGTGAAAATACTAAAACATTTGTTTGGTTATTTGACACTTGGTTGAAATGTATGGATGGGAGGGCGCCAAAAGCTATCATTACTGATCAAGACAGGgctatgaaaaatgctatagcAATAGTCTTTCGAAACTCTCGACATAGATACTGTTTGTGGCACATAATGAGAAAACTACCAGAGAAGTTGGGTTCACATGCTgaatttaagtctggtttaaaAAGTGGATTGCAGAGATGTGTTTATGATTCTCAGACTTCTGACGAGTTTGAGAAGTCTTGGGAGGTATTCACTGATACCTacaatttgaaggaaaatgcaTGGCTTCAAAGTCTCTATAGTGAGCGAATGTATTGGGTTCCTGTATATCtgaaaaatacattttgggCCGGGATGAGCACAACTCAGAGgagtgagagcatgaatgccTTCTTTGATGGATATGTACATTCAGGGACTACTTTGAAAGAATTCGTCGATCAATTCGACAATGCACTGAGGAAGAAAGTAGAAAATGAGATGGCAGCGGATTTTCACTCATTCAATGCCACAGTACCTTGTATATCTCATTTACCATTGGAGAAAAAATTTCAGGCAGTGTACACGAATTCGAAATTTAAGGAAGTGCAGTCAGAGGTAATGGGGATTATCTACTCTCACTGTGTTATCATAAAAACAGAAGGGGCTATTACCACGTATCAAGTTAATGACAGTCGACAGGTTGAAGACGGCATCAAGAAGTCAACTGTGCAGGCGTACTTTAATGAAGAAGAGTGTGAGGCGAAGTGCATGTGTGGgttatttgagatgagaggaatTATATGTAGGCACATGCTTTCAATATTCGCCGCAAGGGATGTCCAAGTGTTGCCAGAGAAGTACATTAtggagaggtggaggaaggaCATTAAACGTAGATATGTTCTCATTCGAAGCAGTTACGATGACTTAAGTGGTAAACCAGCCGCTACTCGATACTCTGGATTGATTAAAATATGTTATGAAGTTGCTACAAATGCATGTGAAAGCGAAGAAAATTCCCTGGATATGACAGAGAAGCTTAAGGCAATGAATTTGATTTATACTAAATCAAAGCCCCAAGCGACTATTGCAAGCACTCATATTTCCGCTAATGCTGAAACTGGAAGTTCGAAAAAAGTGTTGAGTCCTCGTGTTGTCAGAGGCAAAGGTAGGCCCCCATCAAAGAGGAAACAACCTACCATAGAGAAGTTGCAAACCAAGAATAAAGTTGGTGGCAAGCGACAGAGAAAAAGT GCAACTTCACAACTGAAAGATGTACTAAACGTCGCAGATTCAGTAAACCAAATTGGTACACCACAAAGTGTACCATCGCAACTGCCTGGTACACAACAAAGTGTTATTTTCCAG GTGAACTTCGACATGCATGGCCCTCAGGTTGATTAA
- the LOC122309296 gene encoding uncharacterized protein LOC122309296 produces the protein MYVTKFLSHYLKDPSSLFLPPPEGPNSGVLVIQDEEAEPTCCFGLCKSHMITDLPFPQNKKLTLQYSTGSGEHRHVENFYAALIPVLNQPLSSNRYYAIKTRGRHKGEAYANSMEDDKGTCCCFNYIKDV, from the exons ATGTATGTGACGAAGTTTCTTTCTCACTACCTAAAGGATCCTTCTTCCCTCTTCCTGCCACCCCCTGAAGGCCCAAACTCCGGTGTTCTGGTCATCCAAGATGAAGAAGCCGAGCCTACTTGTTGCTTCGGATTGTGCAAGAGTCATATGATCACGGACCTGCCTTTTCCTCAGAACAAGAAACTCACGCTCCAATATTCAACGGGAAGCGGCGAGCACCGTCATGTTGAGAACTTTTACGCTGCCTTGATTCCGGTTCTTAATCAGCCACTGTCTTCCAATCGGTACTATGCCATAAAGACACGCGGGAGGCATAAAGG GGAAGCATATGCAAATTCCATGGAAGATGACAAGGGAACCTGTTGCTGCTTCAACTATATCAAGGATGTATAG